GAGACAATACAAAGTCTCTTCTCCGGTCATACACGAGACATCGGCAGCGTTTCGGTGGAGGGACGACAGCCAGGCAACACCCGATGTCGGGATAAGTTACGTCACATTCATTTACAGCCAGTGAGTCACGTTAAAAACTTGTATGGTTTGCAAGCTAGCAAGATGTTAGCTTACTTTTGCAACTACAACGTGCATTATGCCCCCATTGTATCTGCTGTACGGAGGTATTCTGACAGCAATGGTTGTAATGTTATCCAATACCTGGAACTTTGGCCAGAACCCagcagattaaaaacacagctgataTCTAAAGTAGATAACGGTATCTTGCCAAAAAAAGTTCTTGCCGTAGCCAACTCAGCTAAGTAGCTACTGTAGCCTGCTGCTAGCTTCTCTTTCCCGTTTTCTAGCGAATGAAGCTTGTCTTTGTCCGTTTAAAGAGACGATACCGTTTCGGTCGAAGCAGAGGTTACAATTTACTCCTTGTTTGAGATGAGCCGCCACACAGCTCTTGTTTGTTGGTGCAATGACGGTGCTTCGATTTAATGAGTGACCGTGTTATCTGGTGACTTTCGGCCGAATGTGTCCGTGGTTGTCGTAGTGACGGGCAGAACACGTAGGTGTCCTTCTATAAGCCTTAAATTCTCTTAAATTCAATGttcaatacaatatatattagTCTAGTCCCTTTTATCCTACAACAAGAATCATACACCTTTCGTAGTTTCTTTTTATGTggagaaaaatatagataaGCAGAGCAGCTAGCATCTTATGAGAAATTTGACACTTATTATACAGGTTAATTAGTTGAATATGTGGCCACTTTCCGATTGAGGATAACTGTATAAAATCCCAAGATAGGCTAGAACTGCACTGCCAATTTATAGGCTAAGTTACACTTTGTTTCCCACATTATAAGAAACGGTGAATGCGTCTTGCTGAATACAATTTAATTTATGTAAACGGTTAGCGTAGATAATAAACACGGATGAGTATGTATTTAAAGTTGGTTTAAGTAAAACTGAAGACTGTTGAAGCTGCCGTCACCACGAGCAACCACGACTCATTCTGCTGAGAGTCACCAGTTAACTCGGTCACTCGTTAAACCGAAACACCTGCAATGGCggttaaaactgcatttaaaaagtCTGTTGCTACTCGCGACGACACAATTAACTTAAAGCacactgcaaataaaatcatcacGGACGATCGAAGTTAATCAAAGCAGGCCAGCCCCGGTGCCAAGCTATCCCTGTTGCATTGATTGAAGCGCTGGCAGCCTGCCGACTGTCCTCCCCCATGGACACCCtgtcatgttgttgtttctcttcacgCCCAACAGATGGCTCCAACCACTGTCCTCCACTCACGCGATATGTTACAAAAATCACGCGATAGTTGAGTACTTGTTTAGAATTCCCGAAAGATGGCGGCGCCTCCAGATGAGGCTAGCCTGCAGTCTCGCATCAGTAAGTCATCATACATTATGATATCCCATTAACGTTTGAACGTCAAGCGACAGGCGATACTCTGTTAAGAAATATAGATGAGAAATTGTCAGTTTGAACTTTCCGCTGTCGGTCACAGCGCTCTCCCCAGGgaatagatttatttttttgcgAGTGTCATCAAATCAAAAAGTGCAGTTGGTGACGAGGAACGAAACTCATTCAGATAATGTGTCACTTTTGTTGTAATGTGCTCATATGCGCTCTCACTGTGTTACCGCTGATAGTTTGAAGTTAGTGATGATACATGAACATGGtatttgaattaaaaacacacaggaatgtCCAGCTGAGTGCTAATCACATCGACTAGCTAGTTTAGCTGCTGACTGCTGACCAGAAGGACCAAGTCAAGCCACTTGAACGAAAGCTAAACCGAAACCTTGAAGTACTTCTTGTGCTACAACCGTAGGACACCGCCACATTTTCTGCAAACATGAGAAAGCTGTCTTCCTCTGCTCGAAACCACACAACTCATTACATATTGTAAACAACCAGAGCTTACAGCTGCAGATAGAGACTCACAGGCGTAATATAGGACTTGAGATTTAACATTAATCTTTTGCTCTTGTGAGTGTGCGAAGACATCACAAATCTTTACAGAATAAACCGATTAAAGAATAATAGGAGACtcgtgtgttttgttgttgctgaatgTAAGGTCAGAAATAAATTTTCCTTTTACACAGACAAGGCCACCAACCCCCTGAATAAGGAGACTGACTGGGACTGTATCAAGGGTTTTTGTGATCAGCTCAACAATGAACCAGAAGGGTGAGGAAATGATGAAGAATGTAATGATGATGTAGATGATGAAGAAACATTTTAGAGTAGCTATTCTCACTGTCAATATAAAGGAAACGTGTAACTGATCAGCACTATGCTTGTGTTTGATGTACACAAATTGCTTTCATGCAGTTTAACAGCTTTTACAGCTGTACAGGATTTGCTTGGTAGAAAACATCCTATGAGCTGTGAAATATGTTGTAACAGCATGAAGCATGTCTGACCATTCTCATGGTTTTTTTTGAATGTCAAGGATTTTGCCTCACATGTTGCTAAATCATCTCTGTATGTttgtaaaaagtgttttttttggcatatttcaAACTCACTTCATGCATTATTCTTGGCTTCTTTTTATGTCTGTCAGTAAATTTAAggtcacagtttgtttttattggtcAGTCCCCAGCTTGCAACCAGACTTCTGGCCCACAAAATCCAGTCTCCTCAGGAGTGGGAGGCTATGCAGGCGCTTATGGTAAGAGATTGCCCAAGACCATTTTTCATCAAAACTTGTATGTTATGTGGCTAACAAGTGCAAAGGCCTACAAAAGACCACATTAAATTCCAAGtgtcattattttaacaatttagggtttttttttgtgaaggcTTGTCTGTAAAAAGGTTAAACCAACAACCTTTGAAAAATTCCCAGGTTCTTGAGACGTGCATGAAGAACTGCGGAAAGAGGTTTCACAATGAAGTGGGAAAATTCCGCTTTCTTAATGAGCTCATAAAGGTGGTCTCACCCAAGGTAATGATTCCTGTTTTCTATGCTGTCAAACCAGTTTGACTGCCACTGTATGTCTGTAATACTGTAGTTCtttttttgtagtgttttttaACTAGTGGAAATAGGATTTTAGTGGCTGTAGAAACTTTAAGAGGATAGTTGAAAGTCAACTGTCAGTGTATGAATCTGCCTTCATAGCTCAGGCTGTGGCAGCTAATGATATCCAGTTTGTAGTAATACCCTGTGATCTTCAACACACGACATAGTTCTAACaagcattaaaaacacacatgttgtaTTTAAGCTGCcagtttgttttaatacagCCAAATCTCTGACCACAAGACTGGCCACCTAAACTAATGTCTGCACATCAGTATAATTACCTTTATGTAATTTGTGACAATTAAatcactttctctttcaaatatttgattgaagatgatgaagatgtcaAAGAATTACAGTATTAATCATTCTTTACTTAACAAATACCTGAAATATTACTTTATTTAACCATGGTTAATCTCCTATCCTCTTCAGTACTTGGGTACTCGGGCTCCAGAGCCAGTGAAGAAGAAGGTTTTGGAAATGATGTTCAGTTGGACAGTGAGAATGCCAGAAGAGACCAAGATAGCGGACGCCTATCAGATGCTGAAAAAACAGGGTGAGTGCTCCGTCCTATGAGGACATGAGTAACCGACAAGACAAAGGACTTTCACAAGTTCTTAAGCTTGAAGGTTACTAATTATCTTAATAGTTAGACATATATGGTGTGTTACTCCATACAGAGTggtttgtgcttgtgttttttagttCCCTGTACCCCACTTATGTGTTTTGTGGTTCCCTACGTTTTCCTTGTTTTAACAAATAGTGTTTTGTACAAGTTTGTATCAGTTCTTCTTTTTCTGGTGATGATGAGTCACAAGCATGAGACTTGATGAGAGTCCTTAGTCATTCTTAGTTGAATGCAGTGCAATCTTAACAGTTGAGTTTCCACCAAAGTTACAGTTATCTTGAGTTACTTTAGTAGAGTCGTACTCATGCAGGGTTGCGTACTGTATGAGCAGTGCCCATTTGTGCCATATTGATTATTTCTTTCTGTAAAGATTTAAAGTAATCCGAAATCTTTGAAATATTGGATTTTCTGACTGCAGTTTGCATTAAATGACAGGTGAACAATTTtgcaagtctgtcttaaaacagtcatgTGACTATATGTCTTTTAATCTATGAGAAGTCTCAAGTACAGTGTTATAGCTCCAGTATCACCAGTATCTTACGTCATTGGACAGTACTCCATGTGCCCTAAAATGTGACTGTTCTTTACCAGGCGGAGGTGACCTAGATGCTGTGAGTAAGATCTACGTAGTGTGCTGTTGGCAGACAGTGTATTCATATAAGGTTAATAGGTGTCCTTGTACCCTTCCAGGCATTGTCAAGCAGGATCCTGTGCTTCCTGATGACAAGCCCCTCCCGCCACCTCCACCCAGAACCACAAGTGCCATCtttgaggatgaggagaaaTCCAAAGTATGTAGTATGAGTGATGACGAAGTGCCAACCACCTTGAAAAGACGTCCAAAAGGACAtagttgtatattttatcaCTGTCAtgtcagtgatttaaaaaaaaaaaaaaatcttttattgaaGTGAAACTCGTGGGAAAATCATTAAACAGATTACAAAAATTCTCTTCCTCTTGtctttcctcttccctctcaTGTCCTATCCTGTTTTTGTAGATGCTTTCTCGCTTATTGAACAGCACTCAACCTGAAGATCTAAGAGCAGCAAACAAGCTAATTAAGGAAATGGTTCAGGAGGTGAGTCATCGGCTTTGTTTTTACCCCAGGtggtgtacagtatgtggtctCACGTGCAGCTGTATTTGTGCTTGCCTATCATTGTGCAGAAACACCCAACTTACTTTCACCAATTGAGATATTTATTGTCTTTCACTGTAAAAGGCCTTTATCACCATTATATTTTCCTCGTATGGTGTCACTTTGGTCATAATCACATTGATGAACAAATTTAGTCAGGAAATAGTGCAAAAGTGCTGCAATTTTGAGATTTATAAAGGTTTTTATTGATCCGGGGCAATGTGTGAAATCCTGTCATTCTTTTTCCTAGGACCAAAAGCGAGTGGAGAAAGTATCAAAGCGGGTGAATGCCATccaggaggtgaaggagagcGTGAGCCTGCTGAGCCAGCTGCTAGAAGGCTACAGCAGAGAGAGCTGCTCCCAGAGCAACCAGGAGCTTATTAAGGTCATCACAGCTCAGCACATTAAAACAAGCTTCAGCTACACGTTTACACTCCTGCTGGTAACACTCAGTAGAGGTGTTTTAAACATGTGTCTGTTTACAGGATCTTTACCAGCGCTGTGAAAAGATGAGGCCTACACTATTCCGATTAGCTAGTGATACAGAGGATAACGATGAAGCCTTAGGTAAGTTCGCTCATAATAAAAGGCAGAACAAAGCTTTCATTAAATCTTTTCCTCTTATGGTGTCAGCCTGACTCTAATGCAGGAGACTGGAAAACCCCTTTGGTGTTGCTAATACGTCTGTTTCCTGCTTACAGCGGATATCTTACAGGCCAATGACAGTTTGACGCAGGTCATCAACCTGTACAGACAGCTGGTAAAGGGGGAGGAGGTGACAAGTGATGGCATAACCATGTCCTCACAACAAGGTTTGTCCACGCATTTGTGTTTTCAAGGTCATCAGTGCTTAAtaatctttattattttacaaattCAAACATTTCTGTAGACCAAGATCACAGATGGGTATTCTCTGTTCACATCAGGCAGCAGTAGTTCAGCACTTGTTGACCTGGCAGGGCTTAACGCATCAGCCAACACAGCACCGTCCAATCCAGAGCCCTCCAGCCTACAGATCCTGACTCAGAATATGGGCATCAGCCTCTTGGATGATGAACTCATGTCACTGGGTAAGCACAAAAAAGCTCATCTGGCTTGTAAACACAGAATTAGATTACTGATCTAATGTTTTCAAGAAGCCCCGAAAAGGTTGTATCAGCAGTTTAAGCACAGATCTGTGTGCGCAGCacagttttgccttttttccatTGCTAGGTTGTAGCCCTCCTGTTTCCTGTGTCTGGCTAAAACCCAAAATCTGCAGAGACAAGCCACACCTGGCTAGACCACAACAAAGCCAGACACATTCACAGCCTTCCTAGATTTAGTCAAACCTGTCACAACAGATCTTAGCAACAAATAGtttttgattttaatattaACTAGTAATAACCACCAATTAACcttttttgtttctgctctttTAGGACTGAATGTAACTGAAAACTGTGATCCTCAGAACACTTTCCAGGTGGGACTTGTAAGATAATagtgcacacactcacattaaaGTCACTTTGAGTAGAATCTGAAAGTTTCCGACTTTGCAACACTTTTAGACGcaaaaactgttacaaaaacacaaattcgACACAGTGGCTTTAATACTGACAATGATATTATTTTCGGTCATCTCTTCCATCATACAGTCACGACATGCAAACTTTAACCCTTTGTTTGTTCTCCCAGTCCTCTGAGGGCACAGAATCATACACTTCATCAGTCTCAGCCACAGTGTTGCTGCCGGCTATGGCCCAAACTCTGCAGGCCC
The DNA window shown above is from Thunnus maccoyii chromosome 2, fThuMac1.1, whole genome shotgun sequence and carries:
- the LOC121911685 gene encoding ADP-ribosylation factor-binding protein GGA1-like, yielding MAAPPDEASLQSRINKATNPLNKETDWDCIKGFCDQLNNEPEGPQLATRLLAHKIQSPQEWEAMQALMVLETCMKNCGKRFHNEVGKFRFLNELIKVVSPKYLGTRAPEPVKKKVLEMMFSWTVRMPEETKIADAYQMLKKQGIVKQDPVLPDDKPLPPPPPRTTSAIFEDEEKSKMLSRLLNSTQPEDLRAANKLIKEMVQEDQKRVEKVSKRVNAIQEVKESVSLLSQLLEGYSRESCSQSNQELIKDLYQRCEKMRPTLFRLASDTEDNDEALADILQANDSLTQVINLYRQLVKGEEVTSDGITMSSQQGSSSSALVDLAGLNASANTAPSNPEPSSLQILTQNMGISLLDDELMSLGLNVTENCDPQNTFQSSEGTESYTSSVSATVLLPAMAQTLQAPPVGGPTAAPKAMDELDLLGKTLLQQSLPPESQQVKWDKLQPQSRVPLRDLQTKSSTNSRPAATPSTSSSGPTSSLAAHYEQPDSLLSNPGLTAAEKCSLPAADLHNNISLADVTVPLELIKPSSLLPVTVFDKHSLRVLFTFARDCPPSRPDILVVIISMLSSAPIPVTNIRFQAAVPKVMKVKLQPPSTTELPAFNPILPPATITQILLLANPHKEKVRLRYKITFNLGDKSHDESGDVDQFPPPNTWGNL